In a single window of the Eshraghiella crossota genome:
- a CDS encoding YaaR family protein, which translates to MEIKVNDISATTQVEQNTTAKASDSSFKFMLVSNIQEKDLQNKLSSLMEEIDKQGERISKHMDISDMKRYRGLVKEFMNEVVNRSHEFSRENFLDRRGRHRVYGIVRLVDKNLDELAQELVSDEKDNLDILNRVGEIKGLLLDLVV; encoded by the coding sequence ATGGAGATAAAAGTAAATGATATATCTGCTACAACACAGGTAGAACAGAACACAACAGCAAAAGCCTCTGACAGCTCGTTTAAGTTTATGCTTGTAAGCAATATTCAGGAAAAAGATCTGCAGAATAAATTAAGTTCACTTATGGAAGAGATAGACAAGCAGGGTGAACGAATATCAAAGCATATGGATATTTCCGATATGAAGAGATACAGGGGACTGGTTAAGGAATTTATGAATGAAGTGGTGAACAGATCTCATGAATTTTCCAGGGAGAATTTTCTGGACAGACGTGGAAGACACAGGGTTTACGGAATAGTGAGGCTTGTGGACAAGAATTTGGATGAGCTTGCACAGGAACTTGTAAGTGATGAGAAAGACAATCTTGATATACTTAACAGGGTTGGTGAGATAAAGGGGTTGCTTTTGGATTTAGTAGTTTAG
- a CDS encoding Ig-like domain-containing protein, which yields MKSNNIKKLILCIIAAILIPLRVSGAAYWQGNNVFNPDEGTLWGVTKDEIVKVTDYKRVYSFDDINSYSAYITNNPGFLGNSIENSFFWFTKSRLAYVKLFKVKPGQKVSFLFNRSIYLYCAEFDTDFRLVKDGNWGTNGTVYEMSDDTSWIMVVFRQVNGDLSEGSGNDTFISGDDILAYDKRYIIFEPFKYTLDMNGGVYMDSTAAVTMNRLGVEQITLPTPERTGYIFKGWKSPNGKLYNGTLTNVFDEELFKDTTLTADWEEIEAESISIDREYAILEQNSGNTVNLKATVYPDNAVNKNVIFTSSDESIAKVDADGKVTAGKTGVAEITARTANGMTAKCRIYVMGFEISLPSVCNVNQVYEVDINIYNNGSSDMEGRKRVIVDCDETVELVRVGDISTKCLAVAEKTAEYNGEFVLKNNEFFADTTDSEKVYYRLSEKEAIKKAGDYEGNVTFTVSVL from the coding sequence ATGAAAAGTAATAATATCAAAAAGTTAATTTTATGTATTATTGCAGCAATACTGATACCCTTAAGGGTATCGGGGGCTGCATACTGGCAGGGTAATAATGTTTTTAACCCTGATGAAGGTACGCTATGGGGCGTTACAAAGGATGAGATAGTAAAAGTAACGGATTATAAAAGGGTATACAGTTTTGATGATATTAATTCTTATTCCGCGTATATTACAAATAATCCGGGTTTTCTTGGAAACAGTATCGAGAATAGTTTTTTCTGGTTTACGAAGTCAAGGCTTGCTTATGTAAAATTATTTAAGGTCAAACCGGGACAAAAGGTATCATTTCTTTTTAACCGTTCAATATATCTTTATTGTGCTGAATTTGATACGGATTTCAGGCTTGTCAAGGATGGAAATTGGGGAACCAACGGAACTGTTTACGAGATGAGTGATGATACATCATGGATAATGGTAGTGTTCAGGCAGGTGAACGGAGATTTAAGCGAGGGCTCGGGAAATGATACGTTCATAAGCGGTGATGATATCCTGGCCTATGATAAGCGATATATTATTTTTGAACCGTTTAAGTACACTTTGGATATGAATGGAGGTGTGTATATGGATTCCACAGCGGCAGTTACAATGAACAGACTGGGTGTTGAACAGATTACATTACCGACGCCGGAAAGAACCGGGTATATATTTAAAGGATGGAAAAGTCCAAACGGAAAGCTGTATAATGGAACCCTGACTAATGTTTTTGATGAAGAATTATTTAAAGATACAACACTTACGGCAGATTGGGAAGAAATTGAAGCAGAAAGTATTTCAATAGACAGGGAATATGCTATTCTGGAGCAGAACAGCGGTAATACAGTTAATCTTAAAGCGACGGTATATCCCGACAATGCGGTTAATAAAAATGTTATTTTTACCAGTAGTGATGAAAGTATAGCTAAAGTTGACGCGGATGGTAAGGTTACCGCAGGAAAGACCGGTGTTGCAGAAATAACGGCAAGAACAGCAAACGGAATGACTGCAAAATGCAGAATTTATGTAATGGGCTTTGAAATATCGCTACCGTCAGTATGTAATGTCAATCAGGTATATGAAGTTGACATTAATATATACAATAACGGCAGCAGTGATATGGAAGGCAGGAAAAGGGTAATTGTTGATTGCGATGAAACGGTGGAACTGGTAAGAGTCGGTGATATTTCAACAAAATGCCTGGCAGTAGCAGAAAAAACGGCTGAATATAACGGAGAATTTGTATTAAAGAATAATGAATTTTTTGCAGATACTACGGATTCTGAGAAGGTATATTACAGATTATCAGAAAAGGAGGCAATAAAAAAAGCAGGCGACTATGAAGGGAATGTAACCTTCACAGTCAGCGTGCTGTAA
- a CDS encoding PSP1 domain-containing protein has protein sequence MIKVIGVRFRQAGKVYYFDPLDMDIKRGDHVIVETARGVEYGNVVMGLKEVEEDKVVLPLKPVIRVATKEDDKKEQENRVKEKEAYKICHEKIRKHGLGMKLIDAEYTFDNNKVLFYFTADGRIDFRDLVKDLASVFKTRIELRQIGVRDETKILGGLGICGRALCCHSYLSEFAPVSIKMAKEQNLSLNPSKISGVCGRLMCCLKNEEETYEYLNSRLPQMGDKVTTVDGFIGEVTNINVLRQLVKVKISLENDEKDIKEYKVSEIKFKPKRRRNNINDELSDKEIRELEELERREGKSKLDDN, from the coding sequence ATGATAAAAGTTATTGGTGTCAGATTCCGACAGGCAGGAAAAGTATATTACTTTGACCCTCTTGATATGGACATAAAAAGAGGTGACCATGTTATCGTTGAGACAGCGAGAGGTGTTGAGTACGGCAACGTTGTAATGGGGCTTAAAGAAGTTGAAGAAGATAAAGTCGTATTACCATTGAAACCGGTTATCCGCGTTGCAACAAAGGAAGACGATAAGAAAGAACAGGAGAACCGCGTCAAAGAGAAAGAAGCATATAAGATATGCCATGAAAAGATAAGAAAACATGGACTTGGTATGAAATTAATAGATGCCGAGTATACCTTTGATAATAATAAAGTGCTTTTTTATTTTACTGCGGATGGAAGAATTGATTTCAGGGATCTTGTAAAAGACCTTGCATCTGTTTTTAAAACAAGAATTGAACTCAGGCAAATCGGTGTAAGAGATGAGACAAAGATTCTCGGTGGTCTTGGAATATGCGGAAGAGCATTGTGTTGTCATTCATATTTGTCAGAATTTGCACCGGTTTCGATAAAAATGGCAAAAGAACAGAATTTGTCATTAAATCCTAGCAAAATATCAGGTGTATGTGGCAGACTTATGTGCTGTCTGAAAAATGAAGAGGAGACATACGAATATCTTAACAGCAGACTTCCACAGATGGGAGATAAGGTAACCACAGTTGACGGATTTATCGGAGAGGTCACCAATATCAATGTATTAAGACAGCTGGTTAAAGTTAAAATATCACTTGAAAATGATGAAAAAGATATTAAAGAGTATAAAGTTTCAGAGATAAAATTTAAACCAAAAAGAAGACGTAACAACATAAATGATGAGTTATCAGATAAAGAAATCAGAGAACTTGAGGAACTTGAACGTAGGGAAGGAAAATCTAAGTTAGATGACAATTAA
- a CDS encoding patatin-like phospholipase family protein, with protein MKDFSNEEWGLVLNGGGGKGSYQIGVFKALFEHHINDCIIAVSGTSSGALNSVLFANGDLNVAVNAWQDITPKSFLQVSPEMVDFKEGLVPRDGLLDIFKRYIDFDVIRMSDKTIYATVTDFGPVDSGSGTAKYYRLNYKPANEIKDILLASSALPIIYEPIVINGNICRDGGLTDNMPIEPLYIEGIRHFIVVGLSENTEINKTKYPDAEFLLINPRYDIGNFIDGTLDFTSKGARKRMELGYIDAIRQLEFYGQDMSSSEVKFQYDQAVQREYNRFFVEEKKRDLEDMVNTDMDKLNGILNLYMGD; from the coding sequence ATGAAAGATTTTTCTAATGAAGAATGGGGACTTGTACTAAATGGAGGAGGAGGTAAAGGTTCATATCAGATAGGCGTTTTCAAGGCACTTTTTGAACATCATATTAATGATTGTATAATTGCTGTTTCGGGAACCAGTAGTGGGGCACTTAATTCGGTTTTGTTCGCTAATGGCGACCTTAATGTGGCTGTTAATGCTTGGCAGGATATTACTCCAAAGTCTTTTTTACAGGTATCTCCGGAAATGGTGGATTTTAAAGAGGGCCTGGTACCCAGAGACGGGTTACTGGATATTTTTAAAAGATATATTGATTTTGATGTAATTCGTATGAGCGACAAGACTATTTATGCAACCGTTACCGATTTTGGACCTGTGGACAGTGGCAGTGGAACAGCGAAATATTACAGATTAAATTACAAGCCTGCGAATGAGATTAAAGATATTTTACTTGCATCTTCGGCACTGCCTATTATTTATGAACCGATAGTTATTAACGGAAATATATGCAGGGATGGTGGATTGACGGACAATATGCCGATTGAGCCTTTGTATATAGAAGGAATAAGACATTTTATAGTAGTTGGATTATCAGAGAATACGGAGATTAATAAGACGAAATATCCTGATGCTGAGTTTTTACTGATTAATCCGAGATACGATATAGGTAATTTTATAGATGGAACACTGGATTTTACGTCAAAAGGTGCAAGAAAAAGGATGGAGCTGGGTTATATTGACGCAATAAGGCAGCTTGAATTTTATGGTCAGGATATGTCATCCTCTGAAGTAAAGTTTCAATATGACCAGGCAGTTCAAAGAGAATATAACAGATTTTTTGTCGAAGAAAAAAAGAGAGATTTAGAAGATATGGTCAATACGGATATGGATAAATTGAATGGCATATTGAACTTATATATGGGTGATTAG
- a CDS encoding guanylate kinase: MAKLFVIMGKSSTGKDTVYKELLKSGSLKPIVMYTTRPMREGETDGKEYFFTSDKDVEAYQAENKIIEMRSYNTIQGLWRYYTLDDGQIDRNSDDKYVIIATLQAYEVYLAYYGSDIVIPIYIEVDDKARIHRAIEREDRQHRPDYVEMCRRFLADEQDFSETRIKNAGVGKRYVNAILSDCVNEILLDIDKIN, from the coding sequence ATGGCTAAATTGTTTGTTATTATGGGTAAGAGTTCAACGGGAAAAGATACTGTTTACAAAGAACTTTTAAAAAGTGGAAGTCTGAAACCTATTGTGATGTATACCACCCGTCCTATGCGGGAAGGTGAGACTGATGGAAAAGAATATTTTTTTACCTCGGATAAAGATGTGGAAGCTTATCAGGCGGAAAATAAAATAATAGAAATGAGAAGCTACAACACCATACAGGGACTATGGCGTTACTATACTCTGGATGATGGACAGATTGATAGAAATTCAGATGACAAATATGTAATTATTGCAACACTTCAGGCATATGAAGTTTATCTTGCATACTATGGAAGTGATATAGTTATACCGATATATATTGAGGTAGATGATAAGGCAAGGATTCACAGGGCAATAGAAAGAGAGGACAGGCAGCATCGTCCGGATTATGTGGAAATGTGCAGAAGGTTTCTGGCAGATGAACAAGATTTCTCAGAAACCAGAATTAAAAACGCAGGAGTCGGTAAGCGGTACGTTAATGCCATCCTTTCAGATTGTGTAAATGAAATTTTGCTTGATATAGATAAAATAAACTAA
- the rsmI gene encoding 16S rRNA (cytidine(1402)-2'-O)-methyltransferase produces MDEFQKGKLYLCATPIGNLEDMPVRAIRLMKEADVIAAEDTRNSIKLINHFQIDTPMTSYHEFNKYDKARALVDRMLKGETVALITDAGTPGISDPGEELVKQCVEADIEVISVPGPAACINALIISGLSTRRFCFEAFLPSDKKERNEVLNELAAEIRTMIIYEAPHRLVKTLTELMNILGQDRKIAVCKELTKKHETVFRTVISEAVDYYTVNEPKGEYVLVIEGLDREVIKKEKQAEWEKMTVEEHLDYYRKQGIDNKEAMKMVAKDRGVSKRDIYNLTMK; encoded by the coding sequence ATGGATGAATTCCAAAAAGGAAAATTATATTTGTGTGCGACGCCGATAGGCAATCTTGAAGATATGCCTGTCAGGGCAATAAGGTTAATGAAGGAAGCCGACGTAATTGCTGCCGAAGATACGAGAAACAGCATTAAGTTAATTAACCATTTTCAGATTGATACGCCGATGACCAGCTATCATGAATTTAATAAATATGACAAAGCCAGAGCACTTGTTGACAGGATGTTAAAAGGTGAAACGGTTGCACTTATTACCGATGCTGGTACACCGGGGATTTCTGACCCCGGAGAGGAACTTGTAAAACAATGTGTAGAAGCAGATATCGAGGTTATATCGGTGCCGGGACCTGCAGCATGTATAAATGCACTTATTATATCGGGACTTTCTACAAGAAGGTTTTGTTTTGAAGCCTTTCTGCCTTCAGATAAAAAAGAGAGAAATGAAGTTCTTAATGAGCTGGCAGCAGAAATAAGAACCATGATAATTTATGAAGCACCCCACAGGCTTGTTAAAACATTAACAGAACTTATGAATATCCTGGGACAGGACAGAAAAATTGCCGTATGTAAAGAATTAACCAAAAAACATGAGACGGTATTCAGGACGGTTATTTCTGAAGCGGTGGATTATTACACGGTAAATGAACCAAAAGGTGAATATGTACTTGTAATAGAGGGACTGGACAGAGAAGTAATTAAAAAAGAAAAACAGGCTGAATGGGAAAAAATGACAGTTGAAGAACACCTTGATTATTATAGAAAACAGGGTATTGATAATAAAGAAGCAATGAAAATGGTTGCAAAGGACAGAGGGGTATCAAAAAGAGATATCTACAATCTGACAATGAAATAA
- a CDS encoding aminotransferase class I/II-fold pyridoxal phosphate-dependent enzyme yields MGELIDKLMNYEKEGIYPFHMPGHKRNIDVCFNPYKYDITEITGFDDLHKAEDVLLRLTERISKIYSADKSYILNNGSTSGIMTAISAIAGYNDTVLVARNCHKSVYNTLILRGINPEYIYPQVDKNTGINLAINASDVEKALELNNKIKAVIITSPTYEGIVSDIEEISKVVHKRNIPLIVDCAHGAHFGFSDFFPENPVRLGADMVIMSLHKTLPAFTQTAVMCVKSGFVDIDEIDRYYHIYLSSSPSYILMASVEYCMDYLNDNIFLKYKDKLISFYEKCKLEKLHFYPTEDMGKIVISTWDCDINGIQLKEILRDKYRLEMEMASLEYVIAMTSVCDTVDGFNRLADALMEIDSLCNKKQKQEFTVPERAGTGITLYEAVSSVKRKIKYNDAEGKISGDFIFAYPPGIPVITPGEIFNKKIIECIDRYVESGANMYGIDLHKMVSICTEEG; encoded by the coding sequence ATGGGAGAACTGATAGATAAATTAATGAATTATGAAAAGGAAGGAATTTATCCCTTTCATATGCCCGGTCATAAAAGAAATATTGATGTATGTTTTAATCCATATAAATATGACATAACAGAGATAACAGGATTTGATGATTTACATAAGGCTGAGGATGTTTTGTTAAGGCTGACTGAAAGAATTTCAAAAATATATTCTGCAGATAAATCATATATACTGAATAATGGAAGCACCTCAGGGATAATGACGGCAATTTCTGCCATTGCGGGATATAATGACACAGTGCTTGTGGCGAGAAATTGTCATAAATCGGTATATAACACACTTATACTCAGGGGAATTAATCCGGAGTATATTTATCCACAGGTAGACAAGAATACGGGGATAAATCTTGCAATAAATGCTTCAGATGTTGAAAAAGCATTAGAACTAAACAACAAAATTAAAGCGGTAATAATAACGTCGCCCACTTATGAAGGTATTGTTTCAGATATTGAAGAAATTTCCAAGGTGGTACACAAGAGAAACATTCCATTAATTGTTGACTGTGCCCATGGGGCACATTTTGGCTTTAGTGATTTTTTTCCTGAAAATCCGGTCAGGCTGGGTGCTGATATGGTTATAATGAGTCTCCATAAAACATTGCCTGCATTTACCCAGACTGCGGTAATGTGCGTTAAATCAGGGTTTGTTGATATTGATGAAATTGACAGATATTACCATATATATCTGAGCAGTAGTCCATCTTATATTCTGATGGCATCTGTGGAATACTGTATGGATTATCTGAATGATAATATATTTTTAAAATATAAGGACAAACTGATAAGTTTTTACGAAAAGTGTAAATTAGAAAAACTTCATTTTTATCCTACAGAAGATATGGGTAAAATTGTAATATCAACATGGGACTGTGATATAAACGGAATACAGTTAAAAGAAATTTTGAGAGATAAATACCGGCTGGAAATGGAAATGGCTTCACTTGAGTATGTTATAGCAATGACAAGTGTGTGTGATACCGTAGATGGATTTAACCGTCTGGCGGATGCTTTGATGGAGATTGATTCCTTATGCAATAAAAAGCAAAAGCAGGAGTTTACTGTTCCTGAAAGGGCCGGGACAGGGATTACATTATATGAAGCTGTTTCCTCTGTTAAGAGAAAAATAAAATATAATGATGCAGAAGGAAAAATAAGCGGAGACTTTATTTTTGCATACCCGCCCGGAATACCGGTTATTACGCCGGGTGAGATTTTTAATAAAAAAATAATAGAGTGTATTGACCGGTATGTGGAATCCGGAGCTAATATGTATGGCATTGATTTACATAAAATGGTTAGTATATGTACAGAAGAAGGATAG
- a CDS encoding ATP-binding protein, whose amino-acid sequence MSEYSKIIGHENIISQLISAVSMSKINHAYIFNGPDGSGKNMLAKAFAQALLCEKQGPEGCGECHFCKQTESGSNPDLIYIRHSKENIISVDDIRESLVQDIQIKPYNGLYKVYIIDEAEKLTVQAQNALLKTIEEPPEYSVIIFLTNNADIFLQTILSRCIVFNLKPLRDDVITDYLIKTYKIADYEAKVCSSFAQGILGKAIRLFESEDFNGVKEAAVRLVKNIYSYEIYDLIEEVKMISQNKVNINDFIDILEMWYRDVILFKVTKDPNNLIFKDEINYIRKSASKSSYEGLENIINGCEIAKSRIKANVNFDLAIELMLLNIKEN is encoded by the coding sequence ATGTCAGAATACAGCAAAATAATAGGACACGAAAATATAATAAGTCAGCTTATATCAGCAGTGAGTATGTCTAAAATTAATCATGCGTACATTTTTAACGGTCCGGATGGCTCAGGCAAGAATATGTTGGCAAAAGCTTTTGCACAGGCTCTTTTGTGCGAAAAGCAGGGACCTGAGGGATGTGGAGAGTGTCATTTTTGCAAACAAACAGAATCGGGAAGTAATCCTGATTTAATATATATAAGACATAGCAAAGAAAATATTATAAGTGTTGATGATATTAGGGAATCCCTTGTTCAGGACATACAGATAAAGCCATACAACGGTTTGTATAAAGTTTACATAATTGATGAGGCAGAGAAACTGACGGTTCAGGCTCAGAATGCATTGCTAAAGACAATAGAAGAACCACCGGAATACAGTGTTATCATTTTTCTGACTAATAATGCTGATATTTTTTTACAGACAATTTTATCAAGATGTATAGTTTTTAATTTGAAACCGTTGAGAGATGATGTGATAACAGATTACCTTATTAAGACTTACAAAATAGCTGATTATGAGGCAAAAGTATGTTCCTCATTTGCACAGGGAATATTAGGGAAAGCAATAAGGCTTTTTGAATCGGAAGATTTTAACGGAGTAAAAGAAGCAGCGGTACGGCTTGTAAAAAATATATATTCTTATGAGATATATGACCTGATTGAAGAAGTCAAAATGATATCGCAGAATAAAGTTAATATTAATGATTTTATAGATATACTTGAGATGTGGTACAGGGATGTAATTCTTTTTAAAGTAACAAAGGATCCTAATAATCTGATTTTTAAGGATGAAATCAATTATATCCGTAAATCAGCGAGTAAAAGTTCGTATGAAGGACTTGAAAATATCATAAACGGATGTGAAATTGCAAAATCCCGTATCAAAGCAAATGTTAACTTTGATTTGGCGATTGAGCTTATGTTATTGAATATTAAGGAGAACTAG
- a CDS encoding tRNA1(Val) (adenine(37)-N6)-methyltransferase, producing the protein MTINLKEDERLDDLQRNGYKLIQNTKIFCFGIDAVLLCSFTKVNEGDKVLDLCTGNGVIPILLKGRTKGSRFSGLEIQDINVDMAKRSVEYNGIGEFVDIVKGDVKEASGIFGEASFDVVTCNPPYMNENHGLKNPDSHKAIARHEILCTLEDVVREGAKVLKPGGRFNMVHRPQRLTEIIGIMEKYKLQPKRIRFVHPFIEKEANLVLIEGVRGGRPMIKVEPPVIVYESAGKYTDEIASLYTG; encoded by the coding sequence ATGACAATTAATTTAAAAGAAGATGAAAGACTTGATGACCTTCAAAGAAACGGATATAAACTGATTCAGAATACAAAAATATTTTGTTTCGGTATAGACGCTGTGCTTTTATGTTCATTTACAAAAGTAAATGAAGGAGATAAAGTTCTTGATTTATGTACGGGAAACGGAGTTATTCCAATTCTTTTAAAGGGAAGGACCAAAGGAAGCCGGTTTTCAGGCCTTGAAATTCAGGATATTAATGTTGATATGGCAAAAAGAAGTGTTGAATATAACGGTATCGGCGAATTTGTTGATATTGTTAAAGGAGATGTAAAAGAAGCTTCAGGTATTTTTGGTGAAGCTTCTTTTGATGTTGTGACCTGCAATCCGCCATATATGAATGAGAATCATGGACTTAAAAATCCTGACAGCCATAAGGCAATCGCCAGACATGAAATCTTATGTACGTTGGAAGATGTAGTAAGAGAGGGCGCTAAAGTACTAAAACCCGGCGGAAGATTTAATATGGTACACAGACCACAGCGACTGACTGAAATAATTGGTATAATGGAAAAATATAAATTACAGCCCAAAAGAATAAGATTTGTGCATCCGTTTATTGAAAAAGAAGCTAATCTTGTACTTATTGAGGGCGTCAGAGGAGGCAGACCTATGATAAAGGTTGAGCCGCCTGTTATTGTATATGAAAGTGCCGGAAAATACACTGATGAAATAGCATCATTATATACCGGGTAG